The Microcaecilia unicolor chromosome 13, aMicUni1.1, whole genome shotgun sequence genome has a window encoding:
- the UBIAD1 gene encoding ubiA prenyltransferase domain-containing protein 1 produces the protein MKSEDYMNKVNTTAENFPEVGLIDNEMKASQFINGLDQQITEADPPSNSWRQKCAAYVFALRPWSFSTSLTPVALGSALAYRSDGTLDFLLLLVCAVAVLSVHGAGNLVNTYYDFSKGIDHKKSDDRTLVDQILKPQDVVWFGVFLYTLGCICAACLYCLSTLKLEHLALIYFGGLSSSFLYTGGIGFKYVALGDLVILITFGPLAVMFAHAVQVGYLSTLPLLYAIPLALSTEAILHSNNTRDMESDKQAGIITLAILIGPTLSYVLYNSLLFLPYLIFCVLATRYTISMALPLLTIPMAFSLEREFRKQHYSKIPKQTAKLNLFLGLFYVFGILLTPAGMLPKLKAASAQ, from the exons ATGAAGTCTGAAGATTACATGAACAAAGTTAACACTACTGCTGAGAACTTCCCTGAAGTAGGACTGATAGACAATGAAATGAAAGCCAGTCAGTTCATCAATGGGCTAGATCAGCAGATTACTGAGGCAGACCCGCCATCCAACAGCTGGAGGCAAAAGTGTGCTGCTTATGTATTTGCACTTCGCCCCTGGAGCTTCAGTACCTCCTTGACCCCTGTAGCTTTGGGCAGTGCCTTAGCTTACCGATCTGATGGTACCTTGGACTTCCTGTTGCTTCTGGTCTGTGCTGTGGCAGTGCTGTCTGTGCATGGAGCTGGGAACTTGGTGAATACTTACTATGACTTTTCCAAAGGGATTGATCACAAAAAGAGTGATGACCGGACACTGGTAGACCAAATCCTGAAGCCTCAGGATGTGGTGTGGTTTGGAGTCTTTTTATACACATTGGGCTGTATCTGTGCAGCTTGCCTTTATTGTCTCTCAACATTAAAGCTGGAGCATTTAGCTCTTATCTATTTTGGGGGGCTTTCCAGTTCTTTCTTGTATACTGGAG GGATTGGATTTAAATACGTAGCCCTTGGGGATCTGGTGATTCTCATTACATTTGGTCCTCTGGCTGTGATGTTTGCACATGCTGTCCAGGTTGGATATCTCTCCACCTTACCATTGCTTTATGCAATTCCACTTGCTCTTAGCACTGAGGCAATTCTACACAGCAATAACACACGGGACATGGAGTCTGACAAGCAAGCAGGAATTATCACTCTGGCGATTCTTATTGGGCCAACACTCTCCTACGTTTTGTATAACTCGCTGCTCTTCCTGCCATACCTGATATTCTGTGTCCTGGCCACACGATACACAATTAGCATGGCACTACCTCTGCTCACCATTCCCATGGCCTTCTCATTGGAGAGAGAATTCAGGAAGCAACATTATAGTAAAATTCCAAAACAGACTGCCAAACTGAATCTTTTCCTGGGACTCTTTTATGTGTTTGGCATTCTTCTGACACCAGCTGGCATGCTTCCCAAACTAAAAGCTGCCAGTGCACAATAG